In Prunus dulcis chromosome 2, ALMONDv2, whole genome shotgun sequence, a single genomic region encodes these proteins:
- the LOC117618926 gene encoding probable serine/threonine-protein kinase At1g01540 codes for MSVYDAAFVNTELSKPTSIFGLRLWVVIGILVGSLIVLTLFLLSLCLTSRHRSKAHKAQPKPTTDSPTPVISKEIQEIVHDLHVEIGKPDHRVVVYSDRASSGESKGTLNSGCETASYGSGNVVGPEVSHLGWGRWYTLRELEAATNGLCEENVIGEGGYGIVYSGILSDGTKVAVKNLLNNRGQAEKEFKVEVEAIGRVRHKNLVRLLGYCVEGAYRMLVYEYVDNGNLDQWLHGDVGEVSPLTWDIRMNVILGTAKGLAYLHEGLEPKVVHRDVKSSNILVDRQWNPKVSDFGLAKLLCSENSYVTTRVMGTFGYVAPEYACTGMLNEKSDVYSFGILIMEIISGRSPVDYSRQQGEVNLVEWLKTMVGKRKAEEIVDPKLPEMPASKALKRALLVALRCVDPDATKRPKMGHVIHMLEADDLLVRDERRTGRDTSRSDPDYQQDDHVVVKIADKHLNEGTSDTSEGDTGRNHHQPTRWR; via the exons ATGTCAGTGTACGACGCTGCTTTTGTGAACACGGAGCTCTCGAAACCGACGTCAATCTTCGGGCTCCGGCTCTGGGTCGTCATCGGAATCTTAGTCGGGTCTCTGATAGTCCTgaccctcttcctcctctcgCTCTGCCTCACCTCGCGCCACCGCTCCAAGGCCCACAAGGCCCAGCCCAAGCCCACCACCGACTCGCCCACTCCAGTGATATCGAAAGAAATCCAGGAAATTGTTCACGACCTCCATGTCGAGATCGGGAAGCCGGACCACCGGGTCGTGGTGTATTCGGACCGGGCGTCGAGTGGGGAGAGTAAGGGGACTTTGAATAGTGGGTGTGAGACGGCATCGTATGGGAGTGGGAACGTGGTGGGGCCTGAGGTGTCGCATCTGGGGTGGGGAAGATGGTACACTCTGAGAGAGCTTGAGGCGGCCACCAATGGGCTCTGTGAAGAGAATGTGATTGGGGAAGGTGGGTATGGGATTGTTTACAGCGGGATTCTCAGTGATGGGACTAAAGTCGCTGTTAAGAACTTGTTGAATAACAG GGGTCAAGCTGAGAAGGAATTTAAAGTGGAGGTGGAAGCAATTGGACGTGTGAGACACAAAAATCTTGTAAGGTTGCTGGGATACTGTGTTGAGGGTGCATACAG GATGCTTGTGTATGAGTACGTTGACAATGGCAATCTGGATCAATGGCTTCATGGGGATGTTGGTGAAGTCAGTCCGCTAACATGGGATATTCGTATGAATGTTATACTGGGAACAGCGAAAGG GTTGGCCTATCTTCATGAGGGTCTTGAACCAAAGGTTGTTCATCGTGACGTGAAATCAAGCAACATACTAGTTGATCGCCAGTGGAACCCCAAAGTATCTGATTTCGGGCTTGCTAAGCTCCTGTGCTCTGAGAACAGTTATGTGACAACTCGAGTGATGGGAACATTTGg TTATGTTGCACCAGAATATGCTTGCACAGGAATGCTGAACGAAAAGAGTGATGTTTATAGCTTTGGAATACTTATTATGGAGATTATATCCGGAAGAAGCCCTGTTGATTATAGTCGACAACAAGGAGAG GTTAATCTAGTAGAATGGTTGAAAACCATGGTTGGGAAACGAAAAGCTGAGGAAATAGTTGATCCCAAGCTGCCTGAGATGCCTGCTTCAAAAGCACTTAAGCGTGCTCTCCTGGTTGCTCTTCGATGTGTTGATCCTGATGCCACAAAAAGGCCAAAAATGGGACATGTGATCCACATGCTTGAGGCTGATGACTTGCTTGTTCGTGAT GAACGCCGAACTGGTAGAGATACGTCCCGATCAGATCCTGATTATCAACAAGACGATCATGTTGTTGTGAAGATAGCGGATAAACACTTGAATGAAGGGACTTCTGATACTAGTGAAGGTGATACTGGTAGGAACCATCATCAACCTACAAGGTGGAGATAA
- the LOC117617071 gene encoding probable polygalacturonase, producing the protein MELLGRRTQVIKLFLVLVLVGLLRGAESRKTMRFESLEYTAISCRAHSASLTEFGGVGDGKTSNTKAFQAAISQLSQYASKGGAQLFVPAGKWLTGSFNLISHFTLYLHKDAVLLASQDMNEWPVLKPLPSYGRGRDAAAGRFSSLIFGTNLTDVIVTGDNGTIDGQGEFWWQQFHKKKLKYTRPYLIEIMFSTDIQISNLTLLDSPSWNVHPVYSSNILVQGITIIAPITSPNTDGINPDSCTNTRIEDCYIVSGDDCVAVKSGWDEYGIAFGRPTKQLVIRRLTCISPYSATIALGSEMSGGIQDVRAEDIVAIHTESGIRIKTAVGRGGYVKAIYVRRMTMHTMKWVFKMNGDYGSHADDKYDKNAIPEIKGINYRDMVADNVTIAARLEGIPDHPFTGICISNVTIGLAAKAKKQPWTCTNIEGITSGVTPRSCDLLPDQGHDKATACEFPADDLPIDLVELKQCTYRMSYL; encoded by the exons ATGGAGTTGTTGGGAAGAAGAACCCAA GTGATTAAATTATTCCTAGTACTTGTTCTGGTGGGGTTACTAAGAGGAGCGGAGAGCAGAAAAACCATGAGATTTGAATCACTTGAGTACACTGCTATAAGCTGCAGAGCTCACAGTGCCTCACTGACTGAATTTGGAGGAGTTGGAGATGGAAAGACATCAAACACAAAGGCTTTCCAGGCTGCAATCAGTCAGCTGAGCCAATATGCAAGTAAAGGAGGTGCTCAGCTCTTTGTTCCAGCTGGGAAATGGTTGACAGGAAGCTTCAACCTCATCAGCCACTTCACTCTCTATCTCCACAAGGATGCTGTTCTGCTAGCTTCTCAG GATATGAACGAATGGCCTGTGCTCAAACCCCTGCCATCTTATGGTCGAGGAAGGGATGCAGCAGCTGGAAGGTTCAGCAGTCTCATATTTGGAACAAATCTCACTGATGTCATTGTTACAG GAGACAATGGCACAATTGATGGCCAAGGTGAATTCTGGTGGCAGCAgttccacaagaagaagctaaAATACACCCGACCTTACCTGATTGAGATCATGTTCTCAACCGATATCCAAATTTCAAATCTAACTCTCCTAGACTCTCCATCATGGAATGTTCATCCTGTTTACAGCAG TAATATTCTTGTGCAAGGGATTACGATCATCGCTCCAATTACATCGCCAAACACAGATGGGATCAACCCAG ATTCTTGCACCAATACTAGAATTGAAGACTGCTACATAGTCTCTGGGGATGACTGTGTGGCTGTGAAGAGCGGTTGGGATGAGTATGGTATAGCATTTGGACGGCCTACAAAACAACTAGTAATCAGACGGCTCACATGCATTTCACCCTACAGTGCCACCATTGCATTAGGAAGTGAAATGTCCGGCGGGATCCAAGATGTCAGAGCCGAAGACATCGTGGCCATCCATACCGAATCGGGGATCAGGATCAAGACGGCTGTAGGGAGAGGAGGGTACGTGAAGGCCATATATGTGAGGAGAATGACCATGCACACCATGAAATGGGTATTTAAAATGAATGGGGATTATGGGTCACATGCCGATGACAAGTACGATAAAAATGCAATTCCTGAGATCAAAGGGATCAACTATAGGGACATGGTGGCTGATAATGTAACCATAGCTGCAAGATTGGAAGGCATTCCGGATCACCCCTTCACGGGGATTTGCATTTCGAATGTGACCATTGGATTGGCGGCAAAGGCAAAGAAGCAGCCGTGGACATGCACCAACATTGAGGGGATTACAAGTGGCGTGACGCCTCGCTCTTGCGACCTGCTGCCTGATCAGGGTCATGACAAAGCTACAGCTTGTGAATTTCCTGCAGATGATCTACCAATTGACTTGGTAGAGTTAAAGCAGTGTACATATAGGATGAGCTATCTATAA
- the LOC117619041 gene encoding uncharacterized protein LOC117619041, with amino-acid sequence MASIFSYASITPHLTARHNKKYVNFQPNHRYSVYRFRCRGEKLNQTSDSPTDKQSQPEKALLKVAWYSSELLGIATSFFRPPSKAEAPETAALELARDGSGAVDRAMVVKSIKQDFERSYFVTGNLTLDAYEEDCEFADPASSFKGLQRFKRNCTNFGSLLTKSNMKLMKWEDFRDKGIGHWRFSCILSFPWKPILSASGYTEYYFDEFSGKVCRHVEHWNVPKMVLLKQILKPSRGFWLKKTGG; translated from the exons atggCAAGTATTTTCTCCTATGCTTCCATTACACCCCACCTCACTGCCCGGCACAACAAGAAGTACGTCAATTTCCAGCCAAACCATCGATACAGTGTCTACAGATTTCGTTGCAGGGGAGAAAAGTTAAACCAAACAAGTGATTCACCAACTGATAAACAATCCCAACCTGAAAAGGCACTGCTTAAGGTGGCTTGGTATAGCTCTGAGCTTCTGGGAATTGCCACGTCATTTTTCCGGCCACCATCGAAAGCCGAAGCTCCCGAAACTGCAGCTCTTGAGCTTGCAAGAGATGGGTCAGGAGCTGTTGATCGAGCCATGGTAGTAAAATCCATCAAACAAGACTTTGAAAGATCATACTTTGTCACAG GGAACCTTACCCTTGATGCATATGAAGAGGATTGTGAATTTGCTGATCCAGCAAGTTCATTCAAAGGGCTTCAGCGTTTCAAAAGGAACTGCACAAATTTTGGGTCCCTTTTAACGAAGTCCAATATGAAGCTCATGAAGTGGGAAGATTTTAGG GATAAAGGAATTGGTCACTGGAGATTTAGTTGCATCTTGTCATTCCCTTGGAAGCCCATTCTATCTG CAAGTGGATACACAGAGTATTATTTTGATGAATTCTCTGGGAAGGTTTGCAG GCATGTAGAGCATTGGAATGTTCCCAAAATGGTTTTACTGAAGCAAATTCTGAAGCCAAGCAGAGGGTTTTGGCTTAAGAAAACAGGTGGCTGA
- the LOC117617072 gene encoding mitogen-activated protein kinase homolog MMK2 codes for MESSSASASDHNIKGVPAHGGRYVQYNVYGNFFEVSRKYVPPIRPVGRGAYGIVCAAVNAETREEVAIKKIGNAFDNRIDAKRTLREIKLLRHMDHENVIAIKDIIRPPQKENFNDVYIVYELMDTDLHQIIRSNQPLNDDHCRYFLYQLLRGLKYVHSANVLHRDLKPSNLLMNANCDLKIGDFGLARTTSETDFMTEYVVTRWYRAPELLLNCSEYTAAIDIWSVGCILGEIMTRRPLFPGKDYVHQLRLITELLGSPDDSSLGFLRSDNARRYVRQLPQYPKQSFSGGFPNMSPGAVDLLEKMLVFDPNRRITVDEALCHPYLAPLHDINEEPVCPMPFNFDFEQPSFTEENIKELIWRESVKFNPDPIH; via the exons ATGGAATCCAGCTCTGCTTCAGCAAGTGATCACAACATCAAAGGGGTACCTGCCCACGGTGGACGCTATGTTCAGTACAATGTGTACGGTAACTTCTTTGAGGTTTCTAGGAAGTACGTCCCTCCCATAAGGCCCGTAGGGAGAGGTGCTTATGGTATTGTTTG TGCTGCTGTGAATGCTGAGACTCGTGAGGAGGTTGCCATTAAGAAGATTGGTAATGCATTTGACAACAGAATTGATGCCAAGAGGACTTTACGAGAAATTAAACTTCTTCGGCACATGGATCAtgaaaat GTTATTGCCATCAAAGACATCATACGGCCTCCACAGAAGGAGAACTTCAATGATGTCTACATTGTTTATGAATTAATGGACACTGATCTTCATCAGATTATACGGTCCAACCAACCTTTGAATGATGATCATTGTCGG TACTTTCTGTATCAGTTGTTAAGAGGGCTCAAATATGTACATTCTGCAAATGTTTTGCATCGTGATTTGAAGCCCAGTAATTTGCTCATGAATGCAAATTGTGACCTTAAGATTGGAGATTTTGGTCTTGCAAGGACAACATCTGAAACTGATTTCATGACTGAGTATGTTGTTACTCGTTGGTACCGAGCACCGGAGTTACTCCTCAATTGTTCGGAGTACACTGCAGCAATTGATATATGGTCTGTAGGTTGCATTCTCGGGGAAATTATGACCAGACGGCCCCTGTTCCCTGGCAAAGACTATGTACATCAGCTGAGACTCATAACAGAG CTCCTAGGTTCACCTGATGACTCCAGCCTTGGATTTTTACGAAGTGATAATGCTCGAAGATATGTCCGACAACTACCTCAGTACCCAAAGCAGAGCTTTTCTGGTGGATTTCCTAATATGTCTCCTGGCGCTGTTGATTTGCTAGAGAAGATGCTTGTCTTTGACCCTAACAGGCGCATTACAG TTGACGAGGCTCTTTGCCACCCCTACTTAGCACCTCTTCATGATATCAACGAGGAGCCTGTCTGCCCGATGcctttcaattttgattttgagcaACCATCCTTTACAGAAGAGAATATCAAGGAGCTCATCTGGAGAGAATCTGTAAAGTTCAATCCAGATCCAATTCACTGA
- the LOC117618966 gene encoding CAAX prenyl protease 1 homolog isoform X1 → MAFPFLEAVIGFMILMYIFETYLDLRQHTALKLPTLPKTLEGVIGQEKFEKSRAYSLDKSHFHFIHEFVTILMDSAILFFRVLPWFWKRSGDFVTLVGLNAENEILHTLAFLGGVMIWSQITDLPFSLYSTFVVEARHGFNKQTIWLFFRDMVKGICLAVILGPPIVSAIIVIVQKGGAYLAIYLWAFMFVLSLVMMTLYPVLIAPLFNKFTPLPEGELRQKIEKLASSLKFPLKKLFVVDGSTRSSHSNAYMYGFFKNKRIVLYDTLIQQCKDDEEIVAVIAHELGHWKLNHTMYSFIAVQILTFLQFGGYTLVRNSSSLFQSFGFDTQPVIIGLIIFQHTIIPLQHLVSFALNLVSRSFEFQADAFAKKLGYASALRAGLVKLQEENLSAMNTDPWYSAYHYSHPPLVERLDAIDKPDKKAD, encoded by the exons ATGGCGTTCCCCTTTTTGGAAGCTGTTATCG GTTTTATGATATTAATGTACATCTTTGAAACTTATTTGGATTTGCGCCAACATACTGCTCTCAAACTTCCAACCCTTCCCAAAACTTTGGAAGGAGTAATCGGCCAggaaaaatttgagaaatcaCGAGCCTACAGTCTTGATAAAAG CCACTTCCATTTTATTCATGAGTTTGTGACAATACTGATGGACTCggcaattttgttctttcgGGTGTTGCCTTGGTTTTGGAAG AGATCAGGAGACTTTGTGACTTTGGTTGGCCTTAATGCCGAAAATGAGATACTGCATACACTTGCATTCTTAGGTGGTGTTATGATTTGGTCACAG ATCACTGATTTGCCATTCTCTCTGTACTCCACATTTGTGGTTGAGGCTCGTCATGGTTTTAATAAG CAAACAATATGGTTATTCTTCAGAGACATGGTTAAAGGAATCTGCCTTGCTGTTATTCTTGGCCCACCTATTGTGTCTGCAATCATTGTAATTGTACAG AAAGGAGGTGCTTACCTGGCCATCTATCTTTGGGCATTCATGTTTGTTCTCTCTCTTGTGATGATGACGCTCTACCCTGTTCTAATAGCTCCACTCTTTAACAAGTTCACACCT CTTCCAGAGGGTGAGCTCAGGCAGAAAATTGAGAAACTTGCTTCTTCTCTGAAGTTTCcattgaagaagttgtttgTCGTTGATGGATCTACAAGGTCAAGTCACAGCAAT GCCTACATGTATGGATTTTTTAAGAACAAGAGAATCGTCCTCTACGATACATTAATTCAACAG TGCAAAGATGATGAGGAAATTGTAGCTGTTATAGCTCATGAGCTAGGCCATTGGAAGCTTAATCACACAATGTATTCGTTTATTGCTGTGCAG ATCCTTACATTTTTACAGTTTGGGGGATATACTCTTGTGAGAAACTCAAGTAGTCTGTTTCAAAGTTTTGGGTTTGATACCCAGCCAGTAATCATTGGACTTATCATATTTCAG CACACCATAATACCTCTCCAGCACCTAGTAAGCTTTGCTCTTAACCTTGTGAGCCGATCATTTGAATTTCAG GCTGATGCTTTTGCTAAGAAGCTTGGTTATGCCTCTGCACTTCGAGCTGGTCTTGTTAAACTACAG GAAGAGAATTTGTCCGCCATGAACACTGATCCTTGGTATTCGGCATATCACTATTCTCATCCCCCACTTGTTGAAAGGTTGGATGCAATCGATAAACCGGACAAGAAAGCAGACTGA
- the LOC117618966 gene encoding CAAX prenyl protease 1 homolog isoform X2 encodes MAFPFLEAVIGFMILMYIFETYLDLRQHTALKLPTLPKTLEGVIGQEKFEKSRAYSLDKSHFHFIHEFVTILMDSAILFFRVLPWFWKITDLPFSLYSTFVVEARHGFNKQTIWLFFRDMVKGICLAVILGPPIVSAIIVIVQKGGAYLAIYLWAFMFVLSLVMMTLYPVLIAPLFNKFTPLPEGELRQKIEKLASSLKFPLKKLFVVDGSTRSSHSNAYMYGFFKNKRIVLYDTLIQQCKDDEEIVAVIAHELGHWKLNHTMYSFIAVQILTFLQFGGYTLVRNSSSLFQSFGFDTQPVIIGLIIFQHTIIPLQHLVSFALNLVSRSFEFQADAFAKKLGYASALRAGLVKLQEENLSAMNTDPWYSAYHYSHPPLVERLDAIDKPDKKAD; translated from the exons ATGGCGTTCCCCTTTTTGGAAGCTGTTATCG GTTTTATGATATTAATGTACATCTTTGAAACTTATTTGGATTTGCGCCAACATACTGCTCTCAAACTTCCAACCCTTCCCAAAACTTTGGAAGGAGTAATCGGCCAggaaaaatttgagaaatcaCGAGCCTACAGTCTTGATAAAAG CCACTTCCATTTTATTCATGAGTTTGTGACAATACTGATGGACTCggcaattttgttctttcgGGTGTTGCCTTGGTTTTGGAAG ATCACTGATTTGCCATTCTCTCTGTACTCCACATTTGTGGTTGAGGCTCGTCATGGTTTTAATAAG CAAACAATATGGTTATTCTTCAGAGACATGGTTAAAGGAATCTGCCTTGCTGTTATTCTTGGCCCACCTATTGTGTCTGCAATCATTGTAATTGTACAG AAAGGAGGTGCTTACCTGGCCATCTATCTTTGGGCATTCATGTTTGTTCTCTCTCTTGTGATGATGACGCTCTACCCTGTTCTAATAGCTCCACTCTTTAACAAGTTCACACCT CTTCCAGAGGGTGAGCTCAGGCAGAAAATTGAGAAACTTGCTTCTTCTCTGAAGTTTCcattgaagaagttgtttgTCGTTGATGGATCTACAAGGTCAAGTCACAGCAAT GCCTACATGTATGGATTTTTTAAGAACAAGAGAATCGTCCTCTACGATACATTAATTCAACAG TGCAAAGATGATGAGGAAATTGTAGCTGTTATAGCTCATGAGCTAGGCCATTGGAAGCTTAATCACACAATGTATTCGTTTATTGCTGTGCAG ATCCTTACATTTTTACAGTTTGGGGGATATACTCTTGTGAGAAACTCAAGTAGTCTGTTTCAAAGTTTTGGGTTTGATACCCAGCCAGTAATCATTGGACTTATCATATTTCAG CACACCATAATACCTCTCCAGCACCTAGTAAGCTTTGCTCTTAACCTTGTGAGCCGATCATTTGAATTTCAG GCTGATGCTTTTGCTAAGAAGCTTGGTTATGCCTCTGCACTTCGAGCTGGTCTTGTTAAACTACAG GAAGAGAATTTGTCCGCCATGAACACTGATCCTTGGTATTCGGCATATCACTATTCTCATCCCCCACTTGTTGAAAGGTTGGATGCAATCGATAAACCGGACAAGAAAGCAGACTGA
- the LOC117617936 gene encoding protein BPS1, chloroplastic-like — protein MSRPQEPHRPFFHFGNPFRMISPKGSHLSPKLVALLNTFEETLAGRLRKLNPKDKDDVLSLSWMKLAMESLCGTHNDIKTLISEIDLPVSDWDEKWIDVYLDISVKLLDVCIAFSSEISRLNQGHLFLQCVLHNLDSTSSNQFIRARSSLDGWRHHIGSKNPRVENCSTILDKLVESLDLPKVKNSAKGKLLMRAMYGVKVLTVSVCSVFAAAFSGSAKKLLDLNVAETYLWAQAFNDFQGNVNGEIRNVFSSGRFMVLKELEAVDGIVKELYPKIQDGVGLAEGKEFQSSISDLESKEQKLSQGLDLLTKEVDGFFQILLTGRDALLSKLRSGGAVSDQMLVGNVGAQVVR, from the coding sequence ATGAGTCGTCCACAGGAACCACACCGACCTTTCTTCCATTTTGGAAATCCTTTCCGGATGATTTCACCAAAGGGTTCTCATCTGTCTCCAAAGCTTGTTGCACTGTTAAACACTTTTGAGGAGACATTGGCTGGGAGGTTGAGAAAGCTTAACCCAAAAGACAAGGATGATGTCCTCAGCTTGTCATGGATGAAATTGGCGATGGAGTCTCTTTGTGGAACTCATAATGACATAAAAACCCTCATATCTGAGATTGACCTCCCTGTGAGTGACTGGGATGAGAAATGGATTGACGTGTACTTGGACATCAGTGTAAAGTTGCTTGATGTATGCATTGCTTTTAGCTCTGAGATCTCACGTTTAAACCAGGGCCATCTATTTCTTCAGTGCGTCTTGCATAATTTGGATTCAACCTCTTCTAACCAATTTATTCGGGCCCGCTCTTCACTTGATGGCTGGAGGCACCATATTGGTTCAAAGAACCCCAGAGTTGAGAACTGTAGCACCATTTTAGACAAGCTTGTGGAATCCCTTGATCTGCCAAAGGTAAAGAACTCAGCAAAAGGGAAACTTCTAATGCGTGCTATGTATGGAGTGAAGGTGTTGACAGTATCTGTTTGTAGTGTCTTTGCTGCAGCCTTTTCTGGTTCTGCAAAGAAGTTGTTAGATTTGAATGTTGCTGAGACATATCTGTGGGCTCAAGCATTTAATGACTTTCAGGGTAATGTAAATGGGGAAATTAGAAATGTATTTTCTAGCGGAAGATTCATGGTACTTAAAGAGCTGGAAGCAGTTGATGGTATTGTAAAGGAGTTGTATCCCAAGATCCAAGATGGTGTGGGCCTTGCTGAAGGGAAAGAGTTCCAAAGTTCTATTTCTGATTTAGAAAGTAAGGAACAGAAACTTTCTCAGGGACTTGATCTTCTTACAAAAGAAGTGGATGGATTTTTCCAAATCCTTTTAACCGGACGCGACGCGTTGCTTTCGAAACTAAGATCCGGGGGAGCAGTCTCAGACCAGATGCTGGTGGGAAATGTAGGAGCGCAGGTTGTGAGATGA